CCGCGTGACTCTGTGCTGTACCCCTCCCACCACCAGGAGGAAGAAAAGGCCGCAAAGAAGAAGAGCAAGCACAAGAGGAGCAAGGACAAGacggagggcagggaggagcggCGGCGACGGCGGCCGCGGGGCCAGGAGAGGACGGCGGTGGACGAGCTGGAGGCCTTCCTGGGGGGCGGAGCCCCGGGCAGCCACCTGCGCGGGGGTGGCGACTACGAGGAGCTCTAGACCTGGCCACCTGGGGCGACACGCCCACTCCGTGTGTGCTGGGGGCGCTGGGCCTGCAGGCTCTACGGGCAGCTGGCCCCCAGCGCTTCTCAGGGATGGGACTGAGGCCAGGGAGGCCTGAGGCTGTGTACAGGGGCGGGGCGCTGTCCTCGTCACCCGCCCACCCCTGCTTGCCGCCGGCCGCACACGCTCGCCCAGGCCTGCTGCATGCGGGTGGCCTCCGCTTGCTGCTGTGGCTCAGCCAGGGCTGCAGACCGGCAGCCCCCCCCCCCGGACCCTCGGGGCACCTGCGTGCAGACACTGAGCAGCGCTGGCGCCTTTCCTGGGGGAGGGTCTTCCCGGAACCGGTGTCCAGCTTTGCATCTGCACCTGAGCTTGGGCACATGCACAGGCCAAGCTGGGAGCCCCTCCACACTCGTTTCCTTCCGTTCTCCTTCAACACTCGGACCATAAAGCTCTCCTGTTTTACTGCGCGTCTGTGTGTGCTCCCTGCTGCTGGGGCCCCGCCTGCGTGGGAGGTCCGCTGCCCCCTAGCCCCAGGCACGTGGGTAGACAGGAAGGCCCTTGAGCTCCCTGCCTTCGGGCCACAGATCCCTCTTCTCTGAGGGGTGACTATCCTCGCAGGTAGGAGGCCTTAAGCAGTCCAGTCCCCTCACATGCCATATGCCAtccagcctggcccagccctctGAGGCCAGGTGTGCGACCCTGCTCTGCTGGCCTCTGGCAGGGCCTGACCTGTCCCAGCCACCTCTCTGCTCCTACCTGACACCCAGTCCAGCAGGCACCCCCCCCAGCTGCCAGCAGGGCCCTACCCGACCCCCCATCCATAGGTGCTGTGAGAACTACCCCCTCCGAGGGCAGGCTGACTGCCAGCAGGGCTGAGAGATGGGCTGGTGGCTAGGCCTCCACCCCCGCGTCCCGGAAGCCTCCTCTTCCCTAATTCCTGTGCCTAGAGAGCCCACACTGGGGGCAGCAGGGTGGCACTCAACGGGCAGGTGCTAGGGGTCAGGCACCACACTGATACCTAGGGCACTCCCTTTAGTCCACAGCCTGTGAGGTCAACTATccttgtcccccccccccccccagtgtggCGACCAGACCGACCTGAAATGAATTTACCAGGCCGCTCATCTAATGGGCCTCCAGTGCTCAGGTCCCGCCCTTTGGAGCCTCCCTGCCCAGCTAGTGTCTCCTGGCTCAGCACCTTGTTTGGGAGGGGACTGGAGGAAGGGTGTTGCTGTGCAGTTTGAGTGAGCCACGTGCAGACCGGCTGACGTTGGATGCAGGGAGCACAGAAACGTGCCCTTGCTCGCGAgaagctgagcatcccagggacaGGTGGCTGCTGGCATGCAGGCCGGGCCCGTCTGGCCCGTTACCTGGGGAGTGTTTGGCACTTCCAACACTGAAGCACAGAGGCCAGCAGGGCGGGAAGCAGCCCATCTGCTCCTgcctgggctgagcccaggcgTGAATTCCGGGAGCGGTCCGCAACGCGAGCCGGGGCTTGGTCCTCCTCCAGGGTCCTGCTCCAAGGCTGGCCAGGCCGCCAGCTGCCCTGGAGCAGCTGTCTTGGAGGTGGGGGCTGGTAGGACAGGTCGGGTGCTCCCTGGACACAGGTCCCCCTAGTTACACCCAGGCCTGAACCTTGTGCGTGAAAAGAGCCTGTCACCCAGCGCCCAGCACAGCCCGAACCTGCTGCCAGCGGGCCACACGGGTCAGGCCCACAGCGCGGCCCCTTTAAGTGCAGTCCTGCCGGCTGCCATCGGGGGCAGCACCGAGCAGCCCGGCGGCCTCGCGCCGCTGCCTCGAAGCTTCTGCCGGTGCCGGGGACGCGGCGAAGTGGGGGACGGCGGAGCGCGCGCCGGCCTGAGCAGCCCACCGGGCGCGGTGGGGATTACCGTCCAGGTAAGGGGTCCGGGGCAGTTGCCCATCGCATCCTTCGCGGGTGGGGCACCCGCAGGGATGCGGGTGCTGCCCCGAGAGGACGCGGGCAGGTCCGCACCCGGGAGCTGCCGGGGCCAGGGACGGCCTGCGCGGCAGGGAAGGCCACCCGCGGGGCTCATTAGGCCCAGGACCCCGGCGCGGGTGGACCTTCCCATCCCATCCCCACGGGAAGGGGTGTCGCCCAGTCTAGCTCCTCACCGCAGCAGCATCAAGGCCGGGCTGTCACCTCCCTGGGGCGGAGCCTCAAGCCCTGTCATCCAGCCCCCAATTCCGGCCTGGCTTTGAGCTTAGGATGGAAGTGGGTGGGAGGGTGATGGTCCTGGGAACCAGGAATAGTTGAGGGGATAGGCTGGGAACTGGAATGGGGACAGACACTGGGCCAGGGTGGCCCTGATTGGGCAGGGCAGCCCTGCCAGCAGGAAGCCCCTTGCACACCTGGGACACGGAGGATCATCCAGACCAGAGGTCCTGCCAGCTGAGGGTCCAGCTCTCCACTTTCCCCATCTCACCCTGGAGCATGCTCCCCTAGacggtgggaggggcaggggacccTGCTTCCACTGActgagcccccctccccagcctctccagGCTCCTGGCATCACAGAGAAGCTGGTGGTCCAAGTCTGAATGTGAGCCTGGCTGGGATGAGCGGATCCCAGCCCAGCCCGCAGGCGGGGGCGTGGAACCTCAGGTTTCCATGGAGCCTTCCCGAGCTTCTGTGGGGAGGGCCTTCCTGGGAATCAGGGGTGGGCTGCGGGGGCTTTACCCGCCCACTGCCCTGCTTCCCCTGCTGGCAGACTCCTGGCCTGATGCACTGCTCAGGGAACCAGGGGCAGCCTTGAGCTCCGGCTCACACGCCCCCACGTGGTCCTACAGCCGGGTTCTGGTTTCCGGCTGTAGTGCACCGGCTGCAAAGCTGAGAGGGTCTCTCCTTGGGGTTTGTCATGATAGCCCCAAAAAGCTTGGTGGATTTCAACCACCCCAAGATGAGTCAGAGAATGTTTCTGCAAATGAAAGGGGGGCATGAGGGCCCAGGTATGATCTTCGGATGCATTCTGGACCGGGCCACATGGAGAGTTGAGAGTAGGGCAGGCAAGTCTGTGAGCTTAGATGCCATGTCTGGACCTGATGGGGCCACCTCAGGGCCCCCTGGGGCCTCAGGACTGGGGCTTGACACAGTGTGGGAGAGGATTCCACGCCCAGCCTGGTCAGCAGGTAGAGGGGAGGCTCGGGTGACTGAGCAGAGCTGATAAGGGTAGAGCCTGGGGCTGCCCTCAGACTGCACCATTGGAGGGAGGGCTCACTCTGCACTGGGTGCCTGGAGGGGGCTTCGGTCACCTACAGGCTTTATGGAGCCAACACCTATAAAGAAATCTGTAAAGGTCCCAGATGAGCAGTCATTCCAGCTGTGGGTACCACAGtggtggtccagggaccacactccCACTCTTCCTCCCAGAAAGATGTCTACCTACACCTGCCCAGTGGTCACTAGTGGGTGCAGGAGCTCGGAAACCACTGCAGTGACATCCCCTTTCTGGCTCACCTGCCTCATCCCAGCAGAAACTGGCCCAGAAAGGATGGTCTGGATACGGGGGCAGGATCTGAGTGGCTGGACAGCTGGGTTCCTCCTGCAGGTGCTTCTGACGCCGGCATGGAACAAGCGCCTGCGGCCTCGGCCAGGGCCCGGCGCCAGGGCTGCCCTGCCCACTGTGCCCCAGGTAAGCCGGGCCAGCGCTGGGGGTTAGCGGGGCCTGGGCTGCAGAGGGGCTGCCCTGACCCGCGTCTTCCCCCAGGGCGAAAGCCCCAAAAGGCTGAGTGAGCTGCAGCCTGGAGACCTCTTTAAAGATGACCCGCACGGACCCGCCGGACCTGCTGGTGTCTACCGTGTACCAGGACATCAAGGTGGCGGCCCCAGGGCCCGTGTCGCGGCGCCCGCCATGTGAGCGTTCCATGGCTCGGCCTGCTGCGCCCGTGCCTTTCAACAAGCGCCATTGCCGCAGCTTCGATTTCCTGGAGGCGCTGGACGGGGCGGCCATGGAGGCCCGCCCAGAGCCGCCACCCCCGGAGCCTGCCGCACCACGAGCCCGGTCCCGCGACAGCGAACCCCGGCGCCGCGCCCGCTCCAAAAGCGCACCTCGCGCGCCGCCGGGCTTGGCGCCCGCGCCTGCCTCGCCGCCCGTGCTGCCGCGCCGAGGCCGGGAGGCGCAGCGGGCACCACGAGCAGAGGCGTCACCCCACCGGGAGCCCGCGTACCCCGCGCTGCGCGCACTCGCCAACGAGCTGCACCCCATCAAGCTGCAGCCGCAGCGGGGCGGCCCCGGCCGCATGGCGCCCCTCTGCGCCGCCACCAACCGCTGCGCGCCGGCCGAGCCACCCGCAGGGCCCGCCCCCCATGTCCGCTGCCGCCTAGACGTCAAGCCCGACGACGCGGTGCTGCAGCACGCTGCCCGGGGCTCGCGGCCCTGCGCGCCCGCCGAGACCGCGCCCTGGCCCCGCGCCGCGCCGCAGCTCCACGGCCTCACCGTGCCTGGGCCTCGCCACGTGGCGCTGTCTCGCACCCCGACTCCCAGTGACTCTTACTGCGCCGACCCCCGGGCGCTGTACTGCGACGGGCCCCTTCCTGGGCCCCGGGACTATTCGGAGCGCCGGAGTCTGCCCTTCACCACCCCGCCGGGCCCCACCCAGTTCTTCTACACAGAGGAACCCGAGGGCCACCCTGGTGGCTTCGTGGCCAGCCCTGGACCTTCTTTCGACAGCTACTACCCCAGGCCCTTTCTGTCCGAAGAGccgccaggacccagtccaagacGCGGGGGCGGCTACTATGCGGGGGACGTTCGCAGCTTCCCGGTCCAGGAACCACCCTCCCGTTCCTACTACGGGGAGGCCCCCCGAGCCTACGGTCCACCCTGCGGCCCCCGTTATGCCCCGGAGGAGACCCGGGCCCACTCCACCGCCCGCCCCTTTTACACAGAGGACTTCGGGCGGTACCGTAATCGAGATGCTCTGGCGAGAACTTACCCACACCCGCGCGGCAGCCCCGCCTGGGGCGACTGGGGCCCGCGGCCTTACCGCACCCTGCAGGTGGCGCCTCCCCCAGACCCCGGCCCGTTGCTCGCCTCGTGGCACGGCGGCACCGGCACCAGCCCACCCCGGCTGGCCACCGACAGCCGCCACTACTCACGCTCCTGGGACAACATCCTGGCGCCCGGGCCGCGCCGCGAAGACCCCCTGGGCCGCGGCCGCAGCTACGAGAACCTGCTGGCGCGCGAGGCCCGGGAGCCGCGGGGTGCATCACCCGAAGGCCGGCGCCCGCCCGTCGTCGTGAACCTGTCCACCTCGCCCAGACGCTACGCAGCCCTGTCGCTGTCCGAGACGTCGCTGTCGGAGAAGGGCCGAATAGGCGAGGGCCAGGGCCGAAACTGGTACGTCACGCCGGAGATCACCATCACCGACAACGACCTGCGCGCAGCCGAACGTCCGACCGCCAGGAGCTGGGAGCTGCCCGGGAGCCGCCCGCGGCAGCCTCCGCCCGCCTCCCCCGACGGCCCCACCTCTGGCCGCCAGCGCAGCCTCGAACAGCTGGACGAGCTCATCACTGACCTGGTTATCGACTCGCGGCCCCCGGCCGGCCAAGCACCCGAGCCCGCGGCTGACGGCCTGAGCCGACAGCTGCACCGCCTGCTAGACTCGCGGCCCGCGGGCCCTGGGGTCCCTGGACTGGCGCCACGCTCGCCACCTGCGTCGGCCGGCAGCACTGAGGAGCCCGCGGGTCTGGGGCAGGCGGCCGACGCGTCCCCGGAGCCCAGCGCCGACGAGGACGACCTGATGACGTGCTCCAACGCGCGCTGCGGGCGCACCGAAACCATGTTCAACGCCTGCCTCTACTTCAAGTCCTGCCACAGCTGCTACACGTACTACTGCTCGCGCCTGTGCCGCCGCGAGGACTGGGACGCGCACAAGGCGCGCTGCGTGTACGGACGCGTGGGCAGCGTGTGCCGCCACGTGCTGCAGTTCTGCCGCGACAGCGGCCCAGTGCACCGCGCCTTCTCGCGCATCGCGCGTGTTGGCTTCTTGTCGCGGGGCCGCGGCGTGCTCTTCCTGGGCTTCCCGAGCCCTGGCTCTGCAGACAACTTCCTGCGCTTCGGCCTCGAGGGGCTGCTTCTGTCACCCACCTACCTATCGCTGCGCGAGCTGGCCACGCACGCAGCGCCACTGGGCAGCTATGCGCGCGAGCTGGCGGCCGCCGGGCGCCTCTACGAGCCGGCCGAGTGCTTCCTGCTTAGCGTGTCGGTGGCCGTGGGACCTGGCGCTGCGCCACCCGGCGCCCCTGCCCGGCCCGCGCCCGCCCCGCGCAGTCCCGGACCCACGGTACGCAAGTTCGCCAAAGTGGCGCTGGCGGCCGGCAGCCCAACGCGGCCGCCTCCAGCACGGGGCCGCGAGCCCGACATGGAGACGCTGATCCTGACGCCGCCGCCCGGCACGGCGGGCCTGGACCAGGACGGCGAGGCGGGCCGGCGAGCACGAGAGGTAGCCTTCATCCACATCCAGCGCGAGCTGCGGCTGCGCGGCGTCTTCCTGCGCCACGAGTTTCCGCGTGTCTATGAGCAGCTCTGCGAATTCGTCGAAGCCAACCGGCGCTTCACTCCCACCACTATCTACCCCACTGACCGTCGCACCGGCCGCCCCTTCATGTGCATGATCATGGCTGCCTCCGAGCCGCGCGCGCTTGACTGGGTGGCCAGTGCCAACCTGTTGGATGACATCATGTGAACCCGGGGGCGCGTCCTGGCCCCGCCCAGTCCACCCAGAGCCCACCCTGAACCCCATCCAGTCCACCTGAGCCCCGCCCAGTCCACCTAGGGCCCACCCACCGAACCCCACCCAGTCCATCCAGAACCCTGCCTCTGCCACGCCTTGAGTCCCCCAGGCCCCGCCTATGTCCCGCCCCTTTGCGTTCTCCACAGGCCCCGCCTTTCCCTCCTCGCCCTCGCCTATTATTCCGCACCCCGCCAAGCCTCGTCCAAGCTTTCCTTTCTCCCCAAGCTCGCCCTCGGGCCTCCCCAGAGGCCGGTCCTCGGCCGCTTGGTGCTTCCcgctgggaggtggggtgggtctGAGGACCGCTCCGCCCCGCCTTCACGCAGAGGGGTCACTACTGCAGACCCCCCGCACACATCCGGTTCGTCCGTCCCCTGTCCATCTACAGGGCCTCCCTGGAACTTTCCCAACCCTGGTTCGCCCTGGTCCAGGAGCCCGTGTTGACCAAAGCCTCATCCCGTCCCTTTAAACTCAGCCTCCCACCCGCCTCCCGTGGTCTGGAATGCGTCCTGCTCAGAGGCCTTTCCTCTCTAGAGGACACCCTGATTGGCCTCCGTATGTCCGCGTCACGAGCATGCTCCAGCCTGGTGGGCCGGGCCGGCGTGTAACCGCGGTTTGTTTCTCCCGGCCCCCGCTGTGCCAGACCTTGAGCACGCACATTGACGGCGCTACCCGCCCTGCTGCAGGGTTTGGGGCTAGCGGCAGTGAAGGGGTACTCGGCATGGGAGGGTCTTCAGCCAAGGCACAAGACACGCCGCCAGAAGGAAGGGGTTCCTGGGCGGGGGAAGCACAGGGTATGTGTAGGGGCGCCGGCCAGTGCTGAGACCTGGTTGGGCGAGCAAACGGCAGCGCAGGCCCTAACCTCACAGGGAGACAGGAAGCAGGTGAAGGATGGATGAGCGGGAGGGGCTGAGGAAGCCGTCCAGGAGAGCCTCTATTCTCTGGAGTAGAGAGGACAAAAGAGGAGGGGCGTTCCCAGTTTGGAACCGGGAGGAGGAAGTGTAGATGGGAACAGGCGAGGGAGCGAGCTAGTCCGCCAGGGCGATGGTCCATCCGGAGAGATGGGGGCATGATTGCATAAACACCCCCGTGCGCGCGCCCGCGCCACCTGGCCGCGCTCTGTGGTGAGGGCTGGACACGCGAGGCTTGCAGCCAGGTTCCAGTTCCCTGGAGCGCAAGTTCCGGTGTCCCTCGTATCCCGCCCTCCCCCGGGGTGCGCTCCAAATATGGTTAGTGACCTGCAGAGGGGGTGAGGCCAGGCGCCCGCCAGGGCCCTCCTGTAGCCCCCAAACCCCCATCGGGGCCAAGTGGGGCACCATTTAAATTTAATTGCGGACGTCCCCCCAATCACCTGCCTTCTTTCCCGGTCCTCGCCCCCGACTGCACCCGTGCCCATCTCCCCTCATCCCTTCCCCAACACGCCCGCGCGCCTGCCTCGGCTCCGCGCATTTGCACAGGCCAACGTGCCCCGCTTGCCCCACTGGCCTTCGCGGCCTCCCAAACCTGGCCGCTGCGCCCCCTCGCCCCTGGGCCTCGGCCTTCCTCCCCGCGCCTGAGGGCCGGCGGTCCAGGAAGGATCCTGGACCGGGATTACTTCCAGAGGGCGAGCGCTTTCGAACCAAGGAAAATAGAACTCGAATGTAGCCAGTGCTGCCTCGTTCATTGTGCAGAGTGGGTGGGATGCAGGATGCAGTGCTTCGGAAACGGGGGAGACCATGGAATAATGGCGGAGAGACAGGGGAGATCTTCGGACAcaatgggggaagggggagggaggaaagtcATAGGACAGCACGGGGCTGCGGGGGAGAGCGAGGGACTCGGACACAGCGCGGGGGCCCGGGAGGGAGGCCATGGGACAGCGTGGGGGGTATGGGAAGGGAGGCCTTCGGTAACGGTAGAGGGGACCAGGGCCGGCGCGCGTTCCCTCGGGCATCACGGGCCGCCGAGCCCCCTCCAAAGGGGCCTGTCATCCACTCCCGACCCCACTGGTAA
This portion of the Vicugna pacos chromosome 4, VicPac4, whole genome shotgun sequence genome encodes:
- the AJM1 gene encoding apical junction component 1 homolog; the encoded protein is MTRTDPPDLLVSTVYQDIKVAAPGPVSRRPPCERSMARPAAPVPFNKRHCRSFDFLEALDGAAMEARPEPPPPEPAAPRARSRDSEPRRRARSKSAPRAPPGLAPAPASPPVLPRRGREAQRAPRAEASPHREPAYPALRALANELHPIKLQPQRGGPGRMAPLCAATNRCAPAEPPAGPAPHVRCRLDVKPDDAVLQHAARGSRPCAPAETAPWPRAAPQLHGLTVPGPRHVALSRTPTPSDSYCADPRALYCDGPLPGPRDYSERRSLPFTTPPGPTQFFYTEEPEGHPGGFVASPGPSFDSYYPRPFLSEEPPGPSPRRGGGYYAGDVRSFPVQEPPSRSYYGEAPRAYGPPCGPRYAPEETRAHSTARPFYTEDFGRYRNRDALARTYPHPRGSPAWGDWGPRPYRTLQVAPPPDPGPLLASWHGGTGTSPPRLATDSRHYSRSWDNILAPGPRREDPLGRGRSYENLLAREAREPRGASPEGRRPPVVVNLSTSPRRYAALSLSETSLSEKGRIGEGQGRNWYVTPEITITDNDLRAAERPTARSWELPGSRPRQPPPASPDGPTSGRQRSLEQLDELITDLVIDSRPPAGQAPEPAADGLSRQLHRLLDSRPAGPGVPGLAPRSPPASAGSTEEPAGLGQAADASPEPSADEDDLMTCSNARCGRTETMFNACLYFKSCHSCYTYYCSRLCRREDWDAHKARCVYGRVGSVCRHVLQFCRDSGPVHRAFSRIARVGFLSRGRGVLFLGFPSPGSADNFLRFGLEGLLLSPTYLSLRELATHAAPLGSYARELAAAGRLYEPAECFLLSVSVAVGPGAAPPGAPARPAPAPRSPGPTVRKFAKVALAAGSPTRPPPARGREPDMETLILTPPPGTAGLDQDGEAGRRAREVAFIHIQRELRLRGVFLRHEFPRVYEQLCEFVEANRRFTPTTIYPTDRRTGRPFMCMIMAASEPRALDWVASANLLDDIM